A single genomic interval of Asinibacterium sp. OR53 harbors:
- a CDS encoding acetyl-CoA C-acyltransferase produces MKIVYIVSAVRTPIGSFGGSLKDFSATRLGSIAVKAAVERAGIQPGDVQELLMGCVLQADLGQAPARQVATFAGLPNSVICTTVNKVCASGMKAIAQGAQSILLGDADVIVAGGMESMSNVPFYSSNMRWGNKYGNVNLVDGLAKDGLTDVYHQYAMGNAAELCAKECHISREEQDAFAVESYKRSQAAWSQGKFDAEVIPVPVPQRKGDPIPFSKDEDAFNVKFDKIPELKPAFIKDGTVTAANASTMNDGAAAVVLMSKEKAEALGIKPLAIIRSYADAEQAPEWFTTTPSLAVPKAVSKAGLQMKDIDFVELNEAFSVVGIANMQKMNLDPAKVNVHGGAVSLGHPLGCSGARIIVTLINVLKQHGGKIGAAGICNGGGGASAMVIENMTIKH; encoded by the coding sequence ATGAAAATAGTATACATCGTTTCGGCAGTGAGGACTCCGATAGGCAGTTTTGGCGGATCATTGAAAGATTTTTCGGCTACCCGGTTGGGTTCTATCGCAGTAAAAGCAGCTGTTGAACGAGCCGGTATACAACCAGGCGATGTACAGGAATTGCTGATGGGCTGTGTGTTACAGGCAGATCTGGGTCAGGCGCCGGCAAGGCAGGTAGCTACCTTTGCGGGACTGCCCAATAGTGTGATCTGCACTACCGTTAACAAAGTATGCGCCAGCGGCATGAAAGCTATTGCGCAAGGTGCGCAAAGTATTTTATTGGGCGATGCCGATGTGATAGTGGCCGGTGGGATGGAGAGCATGAGCAATGTGCCGTTCTACAGTTCCAATATGCGCTGGGGTAATAAATATGGTAATGTGAACCTGGTAGATGGCCTGGCCAAAGACGGACTCACCGATGTATACCATCAATATGCCATGGGCAATGCAGCCGAATTGTGCGCAAAAGAATGCCATATTTCACGTGAAGAACAGGATGCGTTTGCTGTAGAAAGTTATAAAAGAAGCCAGGCTGCCTGGAGCCAGGGAAAATTCGATGCAGAAGTGATACCGGTACCAGTGCCGCAACGTAAAGGAGATCCCATTCCATTTTCAAAAGACGAAGACGCTTTCAACGTAAAGTTCGATAAGATACCCGAGCTCAAACCTGCTTTCATCAAAGATGGCACGGTTACAGCAGCCAACGCTTCTACCATGAACGATGGCGCCGCAGCAGTAGTGTTGATGAGCAAAGAAAAAGCAGAAGCACTGGGCATTAAACCTTTGGCAATTATTCGCAGCTATGCCGATGCCGAGCAGGCGCCGGAATGGTTTACGACCACGCCTTCCCTTGCTGTACCCAAAGCAGTGTCCAAAGCGGGATTGCAAATGAAAGACATCGATTTTGTAGAACTGAATGAAGCGTTTTCTGTTGTAGGGATTGCCAATATGCAAAAAATGAATCTCGATCCTGCCAAAGTGAATGTACATGGAGGAGCCGTATCATTGGGACATCCACTGGGTTGCAGCGGCGCCCGCATCATTGTTACACTCATCAATGTACTCAAACAGCACGGAGGCAAAATAGGAGCGGCCGGTATCTGCAACGGCGGCGGCGGCGCCAGCGCTATGGTTATTGAGAATATGACGATCAAACATTAG
- a CDS encoding sulfite exporter TauE/SafE family protein, whose translation MVTVLFSIFASRNSMEIAGYFTALLIGISLGLIGGGGSILTIPVLVYLFHIEPILATGYSLFIVGGSSLAGAYLNYRKQLVNLKAAFYFGLSSIITVVIMRKFVVPAIPTHLFSIGSFVMTKSIAVMLLFAVVMFVAALNMIRKETHCTAEGNDRQLHLSKALLRGIETGILTGLLGAGGGFIIIPVLLFSFHLEMKEAVGTSLLIIAMNSLFGFLGDLAHHQFDWTLLLAITATSIAGTFIGDHFKTKLQGNELKKGFGWFVLVMGICIVVKELLSNV comes from the coding sequence GTGGTTACGGTATTATTCTCCATCTTTGCTTCAAGAAACAGCATGGAGATTGCCGGATATTTTACAGCTCTTCTCATAGGAATCTCGCTGGGCCTGATCGGTGGCGGAGGTTCGATCCTGACGATCCCTGTTTTAGTCTACCTTTTTCATATAGAACCTATTTTAGCTACGGGCTATTCTCTTTTTATCGTGGGAGGCAGTAGCCTGGCAGGCGCTTATCTCAATTACCGCAAGCAGCTGGTTAACCTGAAAGCAGCTTTTTATTTCGGATTGTCTTCCATTATTACGGTAGTGATCATGCGGAAGTTTGTAGTGCCTGCTATCCCAACGCACTTGTTTTCGATAGGCAGTTTTGTGATGACCAAGTCCATCGCCGTTATGCTGCTGTTTGCAGTGGTGATGTTTGTGGCAGCGCTGAACATGATCCGTAAAGAGACCCATTGTACAGCAGAAGGAAATGACCGGCAACTGCATTTGAGCAAGGCATTGCTACGTGGTATTGAAACCGGCATACTCACCGGCTTGCTGGGAGCAGGTGGCGGGTTCATTATCATACCCGTTTTATTATTCTCTTTTCATCTTGAAATGAAAGAAGCGGTGGGCACTTCCCTGCTCATCATTGCCATGAATTCTTTGTTCGGGTTCCTGGGCGATCTGGCCCATCATCAATTTGACTGGACCTTATTGCTGGCGATCACCGCCACTTCCATTGCAGGTACTTTTATTGGCGATCACTTCAAAACGAAATTACAGGGCAATGAATTGAAAAAGGGATTCGGATGGTTTGTATTGGTGATGGGTATCTGTATTGTTGTGAAGGAGCTTCTGTCTAATGTTTGA
- a CDS encoding NAD(P)-dependent oxidoreductase, protein MILTVFGATGQVGKRVVQSALNKGYQVRAFGRNVEYLFDKETANHQLEVIKGYVFDEAEVSDAVTGADAVISVLGGSVDGTDKTRSLGIKNIITQMQKAGVKRIVALGGMGVLNDESGHFIIEAETYPEQYKAVGLEHLHAYQYLQQSPLEWTFVCSPDILDQDHTGRYVTNADYPPSPNHFQVAAGDIADFMVNEVTADHYLRHRVGISRG, encoded by the coding sequence ATGATCTTAACTGTATTCGGTGCTACCGGACAAGTAGGCAAAAGAGTTGTTCAATCTGCATTGAATAAAGGATATCAGGTACGTGCATTCGGACGTAACGTGGAATACCTCTTCGATAAAGAAACCGCCAATCACCAACTGGAAGTCATCAAAGGCTATGTGTTCGATGAAGCAGAAGTATCCGACGCTGTAACAGGCGCCGATGCAGTGATCTCTGTATTGGGCGGCTCCGTTGACGGAACAGATAAGACCAGGAGCCTAGGCATCAAAAATATCATCACCCAAATGCAAAAAGCGGGCGTAAAACGGATCGTGGCACTTGGCGGAATGGGTGTATTGAATGACGAATCGGGACATTTCATTATTGAAGCAGAAACTTATCCGGAACAATACAAAGCAGTAGGACTGGAACACCTGCATGCTTATCAATACCTTCAACAGTCTCCACTCGAGTGGACCTTCGTTTGTTCTCCCGATATCCTTGACCAGGACCATACAGGCAGGTATGTTACCAATGCCGATTATCCCCCCAGTCCCAATCATTTTCAGGTAGCGGCAGGAGATATTGCTGATTTCATGGTGAATGAAGTAACGGCCGATCATTACCTGCGGCATAGGGTTGGCATCAGCAGGGGGTAA
- the ytxJ gene encoding bacillithiol system redox-active protein YtxJ produces the protein MNWIPLTSPEQLAAIQQTSFSRPQVIFKHSTRCSISSTVLSRLERAAAPEAIDFYFLDLLNYRSLSAQVAEQFRVHHESPQVLIIRNGECIYDESHTAITPEEIAEQAAA, from the coding sequence ATGAATTGGATTCCCCTTACTTCGCCGGAGCAACTGGCCGCTATTCAGCAAACGTCATTTTCCAGGCCACAGGTTATTTTCAAACACAGTACCCGTTGCAGTATCAGCTCTACCGTACTCAGTCGGCTCGAGCGTGCCGCCGCGCCGGAAGCCATTGATTTTTATTTTCTCGACCTGCTCAACTACCGGTCTTTGTCTGCACAGGTAGCCGAACAATTCCGCGTACACCACGAATCGCCGCAGGTATTGATCATCCGAAATGGCGAATGCATTTACGATGAAAGCCATACGGCCATTACCCCCGAAGAAATAGCCGAACAGGCTGCCGCCTGA
- the murC gene encoding UDP-N-acetylmuramate--L-alanine ligase gives MKVHFIAIGGSVMHQLAIALKHKGYEVSGSDDEIFEPASSNLAAEGLLPAEMGWHPGLITNDIDAVILGMHAKADNPELLKAMELGLKIYSFPEYIFHESRDKKRIVVGGSHGKTTTTSMIMHVLRQLHRDFDYLVGARVEGFAQSVNITHAPVIVCEGDEYPASVIEKRPKFHFLYPHVAIITGIAWDHINVFPTFNFYLEQFVLFIQKIEKGGVLIYNETDPVLRQLVNDHKRSDIRYQPYDVPVHTISDGQTKVTIENSSGLLQVFGNHNLMNLHAAYYACKEMGITAPDFVQAIGSFTGAAKRLELVASNEYTRVYRDFAHAPSKVKATIEAVKQQYPNRKLLAVLELHTFSSLNEKFMQEYQGAMDKADQAVVFYSKHALALKRMPDLPIDKVQQGFAKPGLLVLNDRAALEQWLKEQAYQDTTLLFMSSGNYDGLDMLTFAKSNHRIITLATHETPTKQTYCFHRPGNHRRQYQC, from the coding sequence ATGAAGGTACATTTTATCGCAATAGGTGGCAGCGTGATGCACCAACTGGCCATTGCATTGAAACACAAGGGCTATGAAGTGTCGGGCTCCGACGATGAGATATTTGAACCGGCCAGTTCCAACCTGGCGGCAGAAGGACTGTTGCCGGCAGAAATGGGCTGGCACCCCGGTCTGATTACCAACGATATAGACGCGGTGATCCTGGGGATGCATGCAAAAGCCGATAACCCCGAATTGCTGAAAGCGATGGAACTCGGACTGAAAATATATTCTTTTCCTGAATATATTTTTCATGAGAGCCGCGATAAAAAAAGGATCGTGGTAGGAGGCAGTCATGGCAAGACTACCACTACCAGTATGATCATGCATGTGCTCAGGCAACTGCACCGCGATTTTGATTACCTGGTAGGAGCAAGGGTAGAAGGCTTTGCCCAATCGGTTAACATTACGCATGCGCCGGTCATTGTATGTGAAGGGGATGAATATCCCGCCAGCGTCATAGAAAAAAGGCCAAAGTTCCATTTTCTCTACCCGCATGTAGCCATTATTACCGGCATCGCCTGGGACCATATCAATGTGTTTCCCACTTTCAATTTTTACCTGGAGCAATTTGTGCTCTTCATTCAAAAAATAGAAAAAGGCGGCGTGCTCATTTATAATGAAACAGATCCGGTATTGCGTCAACTGGTGAACGATCACAAACGCAGCGACATACGCTACCAGCCTTATGATGTACCGGTACATACGATCAGTGATGGACAAACGAAGGTTACGATTGAAAACAGCAGCGGTCTTCTGCAGGTATTTGGTAACCATAACCTCATGAACCTGCATGCTGCTTATTATGCGTGCAAAGAAATGGGTATTACAGCGCCGGATTTTGTACAGGCCATTGGCAGTTTTACAGGCGCCGCTAAAAGACTGGAACTCGTTGCTTCTAATGAATATACCCGTGTATACCGTGATTTTGCACACGCACCGAGTAAGGTGAAGGCAACAATTGAAGCTGTGAAGCAACAATATCCCAACCGGAAACTGCTAGCCGTACTGGAGCTGCATACATTCAGCAGCCTGAATGAAAAATTCATGCAGGAATACCAGGGTGCAATGGATAAGGCCGACCAGGCCGTTGTATTTTATTCCAAGCATGCCCTTGCACTCAAACGCATGCCCGATCTGCCTATCGACAAAGTACAGCAAGGTTTTGCCAAACCAGGTCTGCTGGTGCTGAACGACCGTGCTGCACTGGAGCAATGGTTGAAAGAACAGGCTTACCAGGATACCACACTGCTTTTCATGAGCAGTGGCAATTATGATGGCCTGGATATGCTTACATTCGCAAAATCAAATCACAGAATAATTACCCTTGCTACCCATGAAACTCCAACTAAGCAGACCTATTGCTTTCATCGACCTGGAAACCACCGGCGTCAATATCAGTGTTGA
- a CDS encoding 3'-5' exonuclease, whose amino-acid sequence MKLQLSRPIAFIDLETTGVNISVDRIVELAIVKIMPDGSRQVKRKLINPLMPIPASASAIHGITDEMVKDAPSFKQVANEVKQFIDNCDMGGYNSNRFDIPMLIEEFLRIGIAFSVEGKKMVDVQKVFHMMEQRTLSAAYKFYCQKTLDDAHSAEADATATWEVLEAQIERYPQIGNTVESIVKFTGEDDIVDFARRFVKEKGIEVFNFGKHKGKPVAQVLKEEPQYYDWMMKGDFAMNTKQKLTEILNRTLLKKG is encoded by the coding sequence ATGAAACTCCAACTAAGCAGACCTATTGCTTTCATCGACCTGGAAACCACCGGCGTCAATATCAGTGTTGATCGTATTGTTGAATTAGCGATCGTAAAAATAATGCCGGATGGTTCGAGGCAGGTAAAGCGCAAGCTGATCAACCCGTTGATGCCCATCCCTGCCAGCGCCAGCGCAATACATGGCATCACCGATGAAATGGTGAAGGATGCTCCCAGTTTCAAACAGGTGGCAAACGAAGTCAAACAATTTATTGACAATTGCGACATGGGCGGATACAACAGCAACCGGTTCGATATACCCATGCTCATTGAAGAATTCCTGCGCATAGGGATCGCTTTTTCTGTGGAAGGAAAAAAGATGGTGGATGTACAGAAAGTATTTCACATGATGGAGCAACGAACCTTGAGCGCGGCATATAAGTTCTATTGTCAGAAAACACTGGATGATGCGCATAGCGCCGAAGCGGATGCCACCGCTACCTGGGAAGTACTGGAAGCGCAGATAGAGCGGTATCCGCAAATAGGTAACACCGTAGAAAGTATTGTGAAGTTCACCGGAGAAGATGATATTGTAGATTTTGCCCGCCGCTTTGTGAAAGAAAAAGGGATTGAAGTGTTCAACTTCGGCAAACACAAAGGCAAGCCGGTGGCACAAGTGCTCAAAGAAGAGCCCCAGTATTACGATTGGATGATGAAAGGAGATTTTGCCATGAATACCAAGCAGAAACTCACCGAGATACTGAACCGGACCTTATTAAAAAAAGGTTAG
- a CDS encoding polyprenol monophosphomannose synthase codes for MEKLVIIPTYNEKDNIEAIISAVFDLNQGYHVLVIDDGSPDGTADIVRALMQRYPDQLFMEERKGKLGLGTAYIHGFKWSLERGYQFIFEMDADFSHNPNDLERLYEACKTGGADLAVGSRYVPGGKTENWPLDRKLYSKGGALYTKLITWMPVNDPTAGFVCYRNTVLETINLDEIMFVGYAFQIEMKFATWKLGFKIKEIPITFVDRKVGVSKMSKGIIKEGVIGVLRVQWHSLFTNYRKRVKNVMPTVF; via the coding sequence TTGGAAAAACTTGTTATCATACCTACGTACAATGAAAAGGATAACATCGAAGCCATCATTTCGGCGGTATTCGATCTTAACCAGGGTTACCATGTACTGGTGATCGACGATGGTTCACCGGATGGTACGGCGGATATTGTACGCGCACTTATGCAACGATATCCCGATCAGTTGTTCATGGAAGAAAGGAAGGGAAAACTGGGTTTGGGAACTGCCTATATCCATGGTTTCAAATGGAGCCTCGAACGAGGGTACCAGTTCATTTTTGAAATGGATGCTGATTTCTCCCATAACCCCAATGATCTTGAGCGTTTATATGAAGCCTGCAAAACAGGTGGTGCCGACCTGGCGGTAGGTAGTCGTTACGTGCCCGGAGGAAAAACAGAGAACTGGCCGCTCGACAGGAAATTATATTCCAAAGGCGGCGCCCTTTATACCAAACTCATTACCTGGATGCCCGTTAATGATCCCACCGCCGGCTTTGTCTGCTATCGTAATACCGTATTGGAAACCATCAACCTCGATGAGATCATGTTCGTGGGCTATGCTTTCCAGATAGAAATGAAATTCGCTACCTGGAAACTCGGTTTCAAGATCAAAGAGATACCCATCACTTTTGTCGATCGCAAAGTAGGCGTCAGCAAAATGAGCAAAGGCATCATCAAGGAAGGCGTAATAGGTGTGTTGAGGGTGCAATGGCATAGCTTATTCACGAATTACCGTAAACGGGTAAAAAATGTAATGCCTACCGTTTTCTGA
- a CDS encoding DMT family transporter: protein MKEALIKLHISVFLAGFTGILGILISLNEGLLVWYRLMITVVSLFALLQWKKKLHHVTPLQVWRMFGIGALIALHWVLFYGSIKASNVSIGLVCFASVGFFTALLEPVFTSKKFSWVETLLGLISLLGIWLIFHFDARYRVGIALGVACAVLAALFTVLNKKYVHIAPPQTMMLYELSGGLVVLTLLMPFYLAYFPVASIFPGWKDWIGLLILSWLCTVLMMDLMLQALKKVSAFTQNLSLNLEPVYGILMAFILFHENKNLNASFYAGFALIALSVVLQMARIGLPHIRQQQVSVREK, encoded by the coding sequence ATGAAAGAGGCGTTGATTAAGTTACACATTTCGGTTTTCCTGGCCGGCTTCACCGGTATCCTGGGTATTTTAATCAGTTTGAATGAAGGGTTGCTGGTATGGTACCGGCTCATGATCACCGTGGTCAGTTTATTTGCTTTGCTGCAATGGAAGAAAAAGCTGCATCATGTAACGCCGTTACAAGTATGGCGCATGTTCGGTATCGGTGCATTGATCGCTTTGCACTGGGTGCTTTTTTATGGAAGCATCAAAGCTTCCAATGTTTCTATTGGATTGGTATGTTTTGCATCGGTAGGCTTTTTCACCGCATTACTCGAACCGGTGTTTACCTCAAAGAAATTCAGCTGGGTAGAAACTTTGCTGGGATTGATCAGCCTGCTGGGTATCTGGCTCATTTTCCATTTTGATGCACGCTATCGCGTAGGCATCGCCTTAGGTGTTGCCTGCGCTGTACTGGCAGCGCTTTTTACAGTACTCAATAAAAAATACGTGCACATCGCACCGCCACAGACCATGATGCTGTACGAATTGAGTGGCGGACTGGTAGTGCTTACCCTGCTCATGCCCTTCTATCTTGCTTATTTTCCTGTAGCGAGCATATTTCCCGGGTGGAAAGATTGGATAGGGCTGCTCATCCTGAGCTGGCTCTGCACCGTATTGATGATGGACCTGATGCTGCAAGCGCTGAAAAAAGTATCGGCTTTCACGCAAAACCTCAGCCTCAACCTGGAACCGGTATATGGCATTCTCATGGCATTTATACTGTTCCATGAAAATAAAAACCTGAACGCCAGCTTTTATGCAGGCTTCGCGTTGATCGCACTCTCAGTTGTATTGCAGATGGCCAGGATCGGCTTGCCGCATATCAGGCAGCAACAGGTCAGCGTACGTGAAAAGTAG
- a CDS encoding DUF2911 domain-containing protein — translation MKNKSLLAIACSLLLTTTAAFAQNAKPSPAATTSETLGNGATITINYSQPALKGRTMGKDVEPMEDKVWRAGANEATVFETSKDITIDGKSLPAGKYGFFVLVHGGEWTLIFNKTWKQWGAFQYKEADDALRVAVKAGKTKAPVERLTYTISKSGAVSLAWGNTEATFHVR, via the coding sequence ATGAAAAACAAATCTTTGTTGGCTATTGCCTGCTCGCTCTTGTTAACAACCACTGCAGCTTTTGCGCAAAATGCCAAACCCAGTCCGGCTGCCACCACCAGTGAAACCCTGGGCAATGGAGCCACTATCACCATCAATTACAGTCAGCCTGCTTTGAAAGGAAGGACCATGGGCAAAGATGTAGAACCCATGGAGGACAAAGTATGGCGTGCCGGTGCTAATGAAGCTACTGTATTCGAGACCAGCAAGGATATCACCATTGATGGTAAATCATTGCCTGCAGGTAAATATGGTTTCTTTGTATTGGTACATGGCGGAGAATGGACCCTGATCTTCAATAAGACCTGGAAACAATGGGGCGCTTTTCAATACAAAGAAGCTGATGATGCATTGAGGGTAGCGGTAAAAGCGGGTAAGACCAAAGCTCCTGTAGAAAGGCTTACTTATACCATATCCAAATCTGGTGCCGTATCACTGGCTTGGGGCAATACGGAAGCTACTTTTCACGTACGCTGA
- a CDS encoding polysaccharide deacetylase family protein: protein MKTFLYAGLGIALLASCKSKPSPDKAAADSAKAASAKMMPGSVIKYDSSKRYIFLTWDDSPQPPGTTNCRNIFREEGVKATFFAVGFNQVGPFKKRLIDSIRNSYPQFLLANHSFSHGFNDKYSKFYSMPDSAFQDFMRNEKELQVPVHIIRLPGNNTWASNGNITGQKANNPLIKRLDSLGYKIIGWDLEWGQQAKMKAPREGAAEMVKRINQHFDDGNTNAANAIVILSHDRLFEKPQFADSLRQFIKMLKQDPRNVFETMDHYPTVQAGKK, encoded by the coding sequence ATGAAAACATTTTTGTATGCCGGTCTGGGCATTGCGTTATTGGCAAGTTGCAAGAGTAAACCTTCACCTGACAAAGCCGCTGCCGATTCTGCGAAAGCCGCTTCTGCCAAGATGATGCCAGGCAGTGTGATCAAGTACGACAGTTCTAAAAGATATATTTTCCTTACCTGGGACGATTCTCCACAGCCCCCCGGAACCACCAATTGCCGGAATATTTTTCGTGAAGAAGGTGTTAAAGCTACTTTCTTTGCCGTGGGCTTCAACCAGGTAGGACCTTTCAAAAAAAGACTGATCGATTCTATTCGTAACAGCTATCCCCAGTTCCTGCTGGCCAACCACAGTTTCAGTCATGGGTTCAACGATAAGTACAGCAAGTTTTACTCCATGCCGGACAGCGCTTTCCAGGATTTTATGCGGAATGAGAAAGAGCTGCAGGTACCTGTTCATATCATCCGCCTTCCGGGTAACAATACCTGGGCTTCGAATGGTAACATAACCGGACAAAAAGCGAACAACCCGCTCATCAAGCGTCTCGATTCACTTGGGTACAAGATCATTGGCTGGGACCTGGAATGGGGTCAGCAGGCTAAAATGAAAGCACCCCGTGAGGGCGCTGCTGAAATGGTAAAAAGGATCAATCAGCATTTCGATGACGGCAACACCAATGCAGCAAATGCCATTGTTATTCTTTCTCATGACAGGTTATTTGAAAAACCGCAATTTGCCGATTCCCTCAGGCAGTTCATCAAAATGCTCAAGCAGGATCCGAGGAACGTATTTGAAACCATGGACCACTATCCTACCGTACAGGCAGGTAAAAAATAA